A genomic segment from Methanobrevibacter sp. encodes:
- a CDS encoding multiprotein bridging factor aMBF1 → MECEICGKPVPENNPIRAKIEGSVMVVCKECSKLGTVQKRPPKPKFVKQNKTKRPTTTRNRPYSRNDEPAEELIEDFSIEVRKAREAKNWSREILGKKINERVSVINRIETGKMTPDTKLTKKLENTLGIKLLEKVDNIDLNQFVNTSSGERTLGNIMKIKRK, encoded by the coding sequence ATGGAATGTGAAATTTGTGGCAAACCAGTGCCAGAAAACAATCCTATAAGAGCAAAAATTGAAGGATCAGTGATGGTTGTTTGTAAAGAATGCTCCAAACTTGGAACAGTTCAAAAAAGACCACCTAAACCAAAATTTGTTAAACAAAATAAAACAAAAAGACCAACTACAACAAGAAACAGACCTTACTCTAGAAATGATGAACCTGCAGAAGAGTTGATAGAAGATTTTAGCATTGAAGTGAGAAAAGCAAGAGAAGCTAAAAACTGGTCTCGTGAAATTTTAGGTAAAAAAATAAATGAAAGGGTTTCTGTAATAAATAGAATTGAAACCGGCAAAATGACTCCAGATACAAAACTTACTAAAAAATTAGAAAATACATTGGGTATTAAATTACTTGAAAAAGTAGACAATATTGATTTAAACCAATTTGTAAATACATCATCTGGTGAGAGAACATTAGGCAACATTATGAAAATTAAAAGAAAATAG
- a CDS encoding proteasome-activating nucleotidase gives MIHMDDFNDLENSSKEQLIEKVDDLQEEILSLREEKSKAKSNLMWKVRKLEKDKVLIENEKIRLEREVKSLRSEVDRFRSPPLVLATITEVLDDHRMTVKSSTGPSFLVNYSKFLDEKLLVPGSRVALNQQTFGIVEVLPSEKDANVSGMEIETKPDITYDKIGGLEEQIREVKETVELPLTEPELFERVGIEPPKGILLYGPPGTGKTLLAKAVANETNATFIKIVASEFVKKYIGEGARLVREVFELAKEKAPAIIFIDELDAVAAKRLKSSTSGDREVQRTLMQLLAELDGFESRGDIGIIGATNRPDILDPALLRPGRFDRFIEVPLPNEDGRREILKIHTRNMSFDEEADVDLLADLTDGLSGADLKAVCTEAGMFAIRSKRDKITVDDFMKAVDKVMEKNKEDEIFKSEAGMMFG, from the coding sequence ATGATTCACATGGATGATTTTAATGATTTGGAAAATTCTTCAAAAGAACAGTTAATCGAAAAAGTCGATGATTTACAGGAAGAAATTCTTTCTTTAAGAGAAGAAAAATCCAAAGCTAAAAGTAACTTAATGTGGAAAGTTAGGAAATTAGAAAAGGATAAAGTCCTAATAGAAAATGAAAAAATCAGATTGGAAAGAGAAGTAAAATCTCTCAGATCAGAAGTAGATAGATTTAGGTCCCCTCCTTTAGTACTTGCTACAATTACAGAGGTATTGGATGATCATAGAATGACCGTTAAAAGCAGTACAGGGCCTAGTTTTTTAGTTAATTATTCAAAATTCTTAGATGAAAAATTATTAGTTCCAGGTTCAAGAGTCGCTTTAAACCAACAGACATTCGGTATAGTTGAAGTATTGCCATCTGAAAAAGATGCAAATGTTTCAGGAATGGAAATTGAAACCAAACCGGATATTACTTATGATAAGATTGGTGGATTGGAAGAACAAATTAGAGAAGTTAAGGAAACCGTTGAACTTCCTTTAACCGAACCTGAATTATTTGAAAGAGTAGGTATTGAACCACCTAAAGGAATTTTATTATACGGTCCTCCTGGAACCGGTAAGACTTTGCTTGCAAAAGCTGTAGCAAATGAAACCAATGCTACTTTCATAAAAATTGTAGCTTCAGAATTCGTTAAAAAGTATATAGGTGAAGGGGCAAGACTTGTTCGTGAAGTATTTGAACTTGCTAAAGAAAAAGCACCGGCAATTATTTTCATTGATGAATTGGATGCAGTAGCAGCAAAAAGACTTAAAAGTTCCACTAGTGGGGACAGGGAAGTTCAAAGAACTTTAATGCAATTGCTTGCAGAACTTGACGGATTCGAATCAAGAGGAGATATCGGTATTATTGGCGCTACTAATAGGCCGGATATTTTAGACCCTGCACTATTGCGTCCGGGTCGTTTTGACAGATTTATTGAAGTTCCTCTTCCAAATGAAGATGGAAGACGTGAAATCCTTAAAATTCATACCAGAAACATGTCCTTTGATGAAGAGGCAGATGTTGATTTATTAGCAGATTTAACTGACGGTTTGTCTGGTGCGGACTTAAAGGCGGTATGTACCGAAGCAGGTATGTTTGCAATTCGTTCAAAACGTGATAAAATCACTGTTGACGACTTTATGAAAGCAGTTGATAAAGTCATGGAGAAAAATAAAGAAGATGAAATCTTCAAATCCGAAGCAGGCATGATGTTTGGATAA